A window of the Bacillota bacterium genome harbors these coding sequences:
- a CDS encoding NOL1/NOP2/sun family putative RNA methylase yields MIAKGVLLSAFERYRGLIDDWEAFAETVARPQPDALRANRLRVAPAELRARLEARGFRLRPYPWAPEVMRVESGPCPPGSTFEHWLGLFYLQEAAAALPVVALDPQPGERILDLSAAPGGKTTQIAERVGPAGLVVANEADPARAGWLLANLGRMGVTSVVTTVTDGRRFPGGLAFDRVLVDAPCSGEGNLRRDSQARKPVRPGRRQHLASLQEALLRRALELVRPGGVVVYSTCTFAPEEDEAVLDAVLRAARGAVEAEELPAGLPGVEGAGSWEGVDFLPQVRRARRLYPHHLDSGGMFLARLRRLGSLPWSGGGSSPDGGPDRALPEERPDEAAAAEIGEWLEERFGIPVAALRGLHVYRRGVRTWLSSSPQLPAWPERWTAGLPLARWTGRHWWPSGFALHRLGGLASRQWAELDRERLRELLEGRGLSPEASGVTRPREVPLERGLVILRTGGAGLGLGRYDGHLLHASLARERAKQLLSCLVQQGGMPERADPGLA; encoded by the coding sequence GTGATCGCGAAGGGCGTCCTGCTCTCCGCCTTCGAACGCTACCGCGGGCTGATCGACGACTGGGAGGCCTTCGCCGAGACGGTGGCGCGGCCGCAGCCGGACGCCCTGCGGGCGAACCGGCTCCGCGTCGCGCCGGCGGAGCTGCGCGCCCGCCTGGAGGCGCGTGGCTTCCGCCTCCGTCCCTACCCGTGGGCGCCGGAGGTGATGCGGGTGGAGTCCGGACCCTGCCCGCCCGGCTCCACCTTCGAGCACTGGCTCGGCCTCTTCTACCTCCAGGAAGCGGCCGCGGCCCTCCCCGTGGTCGCCCTCGACCCGCAGCCCGGCGAGCGGATCCTCGACCTGAGCGCCGCTCCGGGCGGGAAGACGACGCAGATCGCGGAGCGGGTGGGGCCGGCGGGCCTGGTGGTGGCCAACGAGGCCGATCCCGCCCGGGCGGGCTGGCTCCTGGCCAACCTCGGCCGGATGGGCGTCACCTCGGTGGTGACGACGGTCACCGACGGGCGTCGCTTCCCCGGCGGCCTCGCCTTTGACCGGGTGCTGGTCGACGCGCCCTGCTCGGGCGAGGGGAACCTGCGGCGCGACAGCCAGGCCCGGAAGCCGGTCCGCCCCGGGCGGCGCCAGCACCTGGCCTCGCTCCAGGAGGCGCTCCTGCGCCGGGCGCTGGAGCTGGTGCGGCCGGGTGGCGTCGTCGTCTATTCGACCTGCACCTTCGCGCCCGAGGAGGACGAGGCGGTGCTGGACGCGGTGCTCCGGGCCGCCCGGGGGGCGGTGGAGGCGGAGGAGCTACCGGCCGGTCTGCCGGGCGTAGAGGGAGCGGGGAGCTGGGAAGGGGTCGACTTCCTCCCGCAGGTTCGCCGGGCGCGCCGGCTCTACCCGCACCACCTGGACTCGGGCGGCATGTTCCTCGCCCGGTTGCGCCGGCTGGGCAGCCTCCCCTGGAGCGGCGGAGGGAGCTCCCCAGACGGTGGGCCGGACCGGGCGCTTCCGGAGGAGAGACCGGACGAGGCCGCCGCGGCCGAGATCGGGGAGTGGCTGGAGGAGCGCTTCGGCATCCCGGTCGCGGCCCTGCGGGGGCTGCACGTCTACCGCCGGGGGGTGCGGACCTGGCTCTCCTCGTCGCCGCAGCTCCCCGCCTGGCCGGAGCGGTGGACGGCGGGGCTGCCGCTCGCCCGCTGGACCGGGCGCCACTGGTGGCCGTCGGGTTTCGCCCTGCACCGGCTCGGGGGGCTGGCGAGCCGCCAGTGGGCGGAGCTGGACCGGGAGCGGTTGCGCGAGCTGCTGGAGGGACGGGGCCTCTCGCCCGAGGCTTCCGGCGTCACCCGGCCCCGGGAGGTGCCGCTGGAACGCGGGCTGGTCATCCTCCGCACCGGCGGCGCGGGGCTGGGGCTCGGCCGCTACGACGGGCATCTCCTCCACGCCAGCCTGGCCCGGGAGCGGGCCAAGCAGCTGCTGAGCTGTCTGGTGCAGCAGGGCGGCATGCCGGAAAGGGCGGACCCCGGGCTGGCGTGA